A section of the Sphaerobacter thermophilus DSM 20745 genome encodes:
- a CDS encoding helix-hairpin-helix domain-containing protein, which yields MHADETAVDLPTTLAQPARRALLGAGYTRLEDLTRVTEDQLLQLHGIGPKALAQLREALAARGLAFAADTDD from the coding sequence ATGCACGCAGACGAGACGGCGGTCGACCTGCCGACCACGCTGGCCCAGCCGGCCCGACGCGCACTTCTGGGCGCCGGCTACACCCGGCTCGAGGATCTCACCCGGGTCACCGAGGACCAGCTTCTGCAACTCCATGGGATAGGCCCCAAGGCGCTGGCACAGCTCCGCGAGGCGCTGGCCGCCCGGGGCCTCGCATTCGCCGCCGATACCGACGACTAG
- a CDS encoding dihydrofolate reductase family protein, translating to MGRVFASMSTSIDGYITGPNDRLEMPLGEGGDRLHEWLYDLESWRKPHGLEGGEVTTDGDLLDEAIQRTGAVVMGRRMFDFAEGPWGENPPFHVPVFVVTHRTREPLVKEGGTTFTFVTDGIEPALDQARAAAGDKDVSIGGGASVIQQYLRAGLLDEIHVTLVPVLLGGGKRLFDHLDETPIELERTQVVASSGVTHLQFTVVR from the coding sequence ATGGGACGCGTGTTTGCATCGATGTCCACGTCGATCGACGGCTACATCACCGGCCCGAACGATCGCCTCGAGATGCCCCTCGGAGAAGGCGGCGATCGGCTCCACGAGTGGCTCTACGATCTGGAAAGCTGGCGCAAGCCCCACGGCCTCGAAGGTGGGGAGGTCACCACAGACGGCGATCTGCTTGACGAGGCCATCCAGCGCACCGGCGCCGTGGTGATGGGCCGGCGCATGTTCGACTTCGCCGAGGGACCGTGGGGCGAAAACCCGCCCTTCCACGTGCCGGTCTTCGTGGTAACCCACCGCACGCGAGAGCCGCTGGTCAAAGAAGGCGGCACGACGTTCACCTTCGTTACCGACGGGATCGAGCCCGCCCTGGACCAGGCCCGCGCCGCCGCGGGCGACAAGGACGTGTCGATCGGCGGCGGAGCCAGCGTCATCCAGCAGTACCTGCGGGCCGGGCTCCTCGACGAGATCCACGTCACCCTGGTGCCGGTGCTGCTGGGGGGCGGGAAGCGGCTGTTCGACCATCTCGACGAGACGCCCATCGAGCTGGAGCGGACGCAGGTAGTCGCGTCGTCCGGCGTCACCCACCTCCAGTTCACCGTTGTGCGATGA
- a CDS encoding pyridoxamine 5'-phosphate oxidase family protein, with translation MASRGPAADLMVVIDDAHRTPAAWEDTRSTLEAAQWFWLATVRPDGRPHLVPLLAIWMDDALYFAASPNSRKGRNLADDPHCTIATREHGVDLVIEGEAVRVTDEARLHRLADAYADKYGWQVEVRDGALYGDGAPTAGPPPYAVYALTPATAFGFPAGQQFPPTRWRFASGSD, from the coding sequence ATGGCGAGTCGCGGACCAGCGGCTGACCTGATGGTCGTGATCGACGACGCGCATCGGACCCCGGCGGCGTGGGAGGACACCCGCAGCACGCTGGAGGCGGCGCAGTGGTTCTGGCTGGCGACCGTGCGGCCGGACGGCCGACCGCACCTGGTACCCCTGCTCGCGATCTGGATGGACGATGCCCTGTACTTCGCCGCCAGCCCCAACTCGCGCAAGGGCCGGAACCTCGCCGACGATCCCCACTGCACCATCGCGACGCGGGAGCACGGCGTCGACCTCGTGATCGAAGGCGAAGCGGTGCGGGTGACGGACGAGGCTCGCCTCCACCGGCTCGCCGATGCATATGCGGACAAGTACGGATGGCAGGTCGAGGTGCGGGATGGCGCGCTCTACGGCGACGGGGCTCCCACTGCCGGCCCACCCCCGTACGCGGTCTACGCACTCACGCCGGCGACGGCCTTTGGGTTCCCGGCGGGCCAGCAGTTCCCGCCGACCCGATGGCGCTTCGCCAGCGGGAGCGACTAG